The following proteins come from a genomic window of Diprion similis isolate iyDipSimi1 chromosome 8, iyDipSimi1.1, whole genome shotgun sequence:
- the LOC124409625 gene encoding BTB/POZ domain-containing protein 7 isoform X2 gives MNILRILIPCALQRGGESEGQGVGGGCWLTGGRRGDDSCMTQRMGASASSSPAAIGGDPIQAARLSSTGNPDQLGIIVRERKKKVTGFATLRKKFIRRRRSSKACDHGRVIRELVSSWSPLEAGALLEEYEALAALKDLHVQAELARPPAATFKQDLSTLYDYKHCTDADLVYRGACFPVHRALLSARCPYFRELLTGCPGYGARICLELRTPGIDVQMFSALLRYLYTGDICPHDASLDIALLRRLGEEFGTPNPLEHDLRYLLDTGDYADAALVFTSDGDYQRPDSGSSEYGFRPKLELPCHKAILSARSPFFRNLIQRRTRSGEDHTERALHIPTRIVLDECVIPKRYARVLLHAVYLDTVDLSLILRGSGCGNSAGSLGEVQALTHTGRVRPSPLEEAMELYQIGRFLELDILSQGCEDLILEWLTLDSLPTVLKWGSQPHGSAWVHRQALHFLREEFQPIASSPVLHQLDRAHLMSILQSHFLQASELEVLQAVLRWGEQELVRRMEDREPNLLSHTAHSVTRKGVKKRDLSDVELREILSELLPLVRMDHVLPPSSEILAQAIRRGLVSTPPSHMIGDERENLRVNAWIRGGKNNGLFVRPRLFMPYYEEIKALVEEQLVQEAELVRLRRARYIPDIPDTLYMVEDKPRSMGAVGLDILAAALPVPDSATMSAMLKREQKLRQSPSCQRAVSLPLSSRHEVNRQVRLRVVREFNLPDPVADLLENAACYRIGDPDENITGVEEINSGNVGSNVGNVAPVCYGRNMTFPRQASTYSHRHELPAIVTEGENYRLPGEPENNSCSDGHLSDIMPDVAMATASFGALQLAEQQELELDLGDGASHLLQHAPVSAGTVGPHHPLLPHQRQRRFPGPPPPYAHHRPGTGPSRKTVQRR, from the exons cgagagaaagaagaaagtaaCAGGATTTGCAACATTACGAAAGAAATTTATCAGAAGGCGACGTTCGTCGAAAGCGTGCGACCATGGAAGAGTTATCAGAGAATTAGTCTCGAGTTGGAGCCCCCTCGAAGCTGGTGCACTTTTGGAAGAATACGAGGCGTTAGCTGCTCTGAAAGATTTACACGTACAAGCTGAGCTCGCAAGACCTCCAGCTGCAACTTTTAAACAAGATCTATCTACGTTGTATGATTATAAGCATTGTACCGATGCTGACCTCGTCTACCGAGGAGCATGTTTTCCAGTACATAGAGCACTCCTATCGGCTCGGTGCCCGTACTTCAGAGAACTTTTAACAGGCTGTCCag gaTACGGTGCTCGAATATGTCTGGAGTTAAGAACACCTGGAATAGATGTTCAGATGTTTTCTGCACTCCTACGTTATTTATATACAGGAGACATCTGTCCCCACGACGCATCTCTTGATATAGCTCTTCTCCGGCGATTAGGAGAGGAGTTTGGTACACCAAATCCCCTTGAACATGATCTCAGATACTTATTAGACACCGGTGATTACGCAGATGCTGCATTGGTCTTCACCTCTGATGGTGACTACCAGAGGCCTGATAGTGGGAGTTCGGAGTACGGATTCCGACCAAAGTTGGAGCTACCTTGTCATAAAGCGATACTATCTGCTAGATCACCATTTTTCAGAAACTTGATACAAAGACGAACCAGATCAGGGGAAGATCACACAGAAAGAGCACTTCATATACCCACTAGAATAGTCCTAGACGAATGTGTGATACCCAAGAGATATGCAAGAGTATTGCTTCATGCTGTCTACTTGGACACAGTTGACTTATCATTGATACTAAGAGGCAGTGGGTGTGGAAACAGTGCAGGGAGCCTGGGAGAG GTGCAGGCGCTAACACATACAGGAAGAGTGAGACCAAGTCCTTTAGAAGAAGCTATGGAACTCTATCAAATAGGCAGATTCCTCGAACTCGACATACTCTCTCAAGGCTGCGAAGATCTCATACTGGAATGGCTCACCTTAGACTCTCTTCCTACCGTGCTTAA aTGGGGGAGTCAACCACATGGCTCGGCATGGGTTCACAGGCAGGCGTTACATTTTCTGAGAGAAGAATTTCAACCTATTGCGTCATCTCCGGTTCTTCACCAATTGGATCGTGCACATCTTATGAGCATCCTCCAGAGCCATTTTCTACAAGCAAGTGAGCTTGAGGTATTACAGGCAGTCCTCAGATGGGGTGAACAGGAGTTGGTTCGCCGTATGGAAGATCGAGAACCCAATCTCCTTAGTCATACCGCACATTCGGTCACTAGAAAAGGAGTCAAGAAACGAGATCTAAGTGACGTTGAATTACGGGAAATACTCAGCGAACTGTTACCCCTTGTTCGAATGGATCATGTCCTACCACCAAGTAGTGAAATTTTGGCTCAA GCTATTCGAAGAGGTCTAGTATCCACTCCACCAAGTCATATGATAGGTGATGAGCGAGAAAACTTGAGAGTCAATGCTTGGATTAGAGGTGGCAAAAACAATGGCCTTTTTGTGAGGCCTCGATTATTCATGCCATACTACGAGGAGATAAAG GCTTTAGTTGAAGAACAGTTAGTTCAGGAAGCAGAATTGGTAAGGTTACGAAGAGCACGCTACATTCCTGACATCCCGGACACTCTTTATATGGTCGAGGACAAACCAAGGTCAATGGGTGCTGTTGGTCTTGATATTTTAGCTGCAGCTCTGCCAG TTCCAGACTCAGCAACCATGTCTGCTATGCTTAAACGAGAACAAAAATTAAGACAATCTCCTAGTTGTCAGCGTGCGGTTAGTCTGCCTCTGTCGTCGCGACATGAAGTGAACCGACAAGTACGGTTGCGTGTTGTAAGAGAGTTCAATCTACCTGATCCAGTTGCAGATCTTCTTGAG AATGCAGCCTGTTATCGCATAGGTGATCCAGACGAAAATATAACAGGAGTAGAAGAGATCAACAGTGGAAATGTAGGAAGTAACGTGGGGAATGTTGCTCCAGTATGCTATGGTAGAAACATGACGTTTCCTCGTCAAGCATCAACTTATTCGCACAGACATGAACTTCCAGCAATTGTTACTGAAGGAGAGAACTATAGACTTCCTGGAGAG CCTGAGAACAATTCGTGCAGCGACGGACATTTGTCGGACATAATGCCAGATGTAGCTATGGCAACTGCATCATTCGGTGCCCTCCAATTGGCTGAGCAACAGGAGTTGGAGCTGGATCTTGGAGATGGGGCCTCGCATCTCCTCCAGCATGCTCCCGTTTCTGCAGGAACAGTCGGGCCCCATCATCCATTGCTTCCTCATCAACGCCAAAGACGTTTTCCAGGCCCACCTCCGCCGTATGCTCATCACCGTCCAGGAACTGGCCCGTCTAG GAAGACTGTACAACGGAGGTAG